One window from the genome of Gimesia aquarii encodes:
- a CDS encoding dual specificity protein phosphatase family protein, with product MREIIPQTLWIGNARDARDVKGVLDLGISAIIDLAMEEPPITFPREIVYCRLPLIDGEENHPPVLQTAIETLMRFIQVEEPTLVACSGGMSRSPAIVAAALSKINAISFDQTIKQIAATGPCDVAPGLWNEIQALLELNK from the coding sequence ATGCGTGAAATCATTCCCCAAACATTATGGATCGGAAATGCACGCGATGCCAGGGATGTGAAAGGCGTATTGGATCTTGGGATCTCTGCCATCATCGATCTGGCGATGGAAGAACCGCCAATCACATTCCCCAGAGAGATCGTCTATTGCCGTCTGCCATTGATTGACGGGGAAGAAAATCATCCACCGGTGTTACAAACGGCCATTGAAACTCTGATGCGATTCATTCAGGTTGAGGAACCAACTCTGGTCGCCTGTAGCGGTGGCATGAGCCGCTCGCCGGCCATCGTGGCAGCCGCTCTGTCCAAAATCAATGCGATAAGTTTCGATCAAACCATTAAACAAATCGCTGCTACCGGACCGTGCGACGTGGCACCCGGACTGTGGAACGAGATTCAGGCATTGCTGGAATTGAACAAGTAG
- a CDS encoding S1/P1 nuclease: MNRFKILAAALTVSAFLYTQQRSVFAWNSTGHRIIAYITYNQLEPSVRQAMVELLKQHPRFEKDFQSKMPDVIKERNAATQNRWIFMHAATWPDIARGFNKADREKYHHGTWHYINKPLYLDPASELALSAKLPVNLSTSSEDGTEVLKFNVLQALEFCVKQMNDPAVSPADKAVSLCWIMHLCGDIHQPLHSTALFAKKTFPEGDRGGNLIRFKHSNLHSQWDRLLGTSWKYSDIASKAIGISHDPALKQRGKAATQKMAFETWSDESHVLAIEHVYSPQILAAVKSAEAKGTNLKKLPQLPQSYFQNGGTIASQRAAQAGWRLAAVINSVQ; encoded by the coding sequence TTGAATCGATTCAAAATCCTGGCTGCTGCGCTCACAGTCTCCGCATTTCTTTATACACAACAACGCTCCGTCTTTGCCTGGAATTCTACCGGTCACCGGATCATCGCTTATATTACCTATAATCAACTGGAGCCCTCTGTCCGACAGGCAATGGTTGAGTTATTGAAGCAACATCCGCGCTTTGAAAAAGACTTTCAAAGTAAAATGCCGGATGTTATTAAAGAGCGTAACGCAGCAACTCAAAACAGATGGATTTTCATGCATGCTGCCACGTGGCCAGATATTGCCAGAGGATTCAATAAAGCGGACCGCGAAAAATATCACCACGGCACCTGGCATTATATTAACAAGCCGCTTTATCTCGACCCTGCTTCAGAACTAGCCCTGAGCGCCAAACTTCCTGTAAACCTCTCAACAAGTTCGGAAGATGGAACCGAGGTCCTAAAGTTTAATGTGCTTCAAGCACTGGAATTTTGTGTCAAGCAAATGAACGATCCCGCCGTCAGTCCAGCTGATAAAGCCGTTTCTTTATGCTGGATCATGCACCTGTGTGGTGACATTCACCAGCCTTTACATTCAACAGCCTTATTCGCTAAAAAGACATTTCCAGAAGGCGACCGGGGAGGTAATCTCATTCGTTTCAAACACTCGAACCTGCATTCACAATGGGATCGTTTACTGGGAACGAGTTGGAAATATTCAGACATTGCCAGTAAAGCAATCGGCATTTCACATGATCCCGCTCTGAAACAACGCGGCAAAGCTGCAACACAGAAAATGGCATTTGAAACGTGGAGCGACGAGAGCCATGTTTTGGCCATAGAGCATGTTTACTCCCCTCAAATACTCGCAGCCGTGAAGTCAGCAGAGGCAAAAGGAACCAATCTCAAAAAATTACCACAGTTACCACAGTCTTATTTCCAGAATGGCGGAACGATTGCCTCCCAGCGGGCCGCCCAGGCGGGCTGGCGATTGGCTGCGGTCATTAACAGCGTGCAGTAA